Part of the Robbsia sp. KACC 23696 genome, CCGGCCTTCCGATCGAGGATGTTCGTTTTCAATATTTCTATCAACGGCAGCGCGTTGCAGTTGTTGACGCCCTCGACATGCATTCCGACTGAAACGATGTCGATCTCGACGGTGTAGCGATCACCTTCTGGGTTATCCCAATGTGCCAATGCATTGAAGCGCCGGTCGATCATCCTGAAAGTGTTGCGCAAGTTCTCCTGGCGACTTGGCCCTCTGGCCAGGTTGGCAAAGTTCGTCGTAATGCGGGTGTTTTCTGACGGGCAATAGTCTTCATCGAAATGCATGCTCTCGATGAGAAAGGTGAATTCTTTACGCATAGTGATCTTGCACCTTGATTTCTGAGATGGGCGCGCTGCCTGCTCTTTGCTTTTCAACGCGCCTTGCTCAAACGGCATGCGTCGAACGGCGCGGCGGCCATGCGCTTTGTGCCGATCGGAAGTAGCAGAACTGCGGAGGATGATATAGTTTCCGCTTCATGAATAAAAATGGATTTATTTCATGAAAGCATTAACTTTGTTCATGGAGTAAGCGATGCTGGAGCGCAGTCATTTGCTGGTCGTGCGGGAAGTGGAGCGGAAGGGTTCGCTCACGGCCGCGGCCGATACGCTCAATCTCACGCAGTCGGCGCTGAGCCATGCCGTGAAGAAGCTCGAGCAGCAGTTGGGTACACCGGTATGGACGCGTGAGGGGCGCGCTTTGCGGCTCACGCAGGCCGGAGCGTATCTGCTCGGCCTTGCGAACCGGTTGTTGCCGCAATTCGAGCTCGCCGAAGCGCGCATGAAACAGTACGCGCAGGGCGAACGCGGCACATTGCGGATCGGCATGGAATGCGCGCCGTGCTACCAGTGGCTGCTGAAGGTCGTGTCGCCGTACTTGACGCGCTGGCCGGATGTCGATGTCGACGTAAAGCAGCGCTTCCAGTTCGGCGGCATTGGCGCGTTGCTAGGCTATGAAATCGACGTGCTCGTCACACCCGATCCGCTCAAGCGGGCGGAGCTGCATTTTCAGCCGGTATTCGATTACGAGCAGGTACTGGTGGTCGGCGATGACCATGCGTTGGCGGGCGAAGCGTATGTCACACCGGAGCAACTGGCGGAGGAAGTGTTGATAACGTATCCCGTTGAAACCGAACGGCTCGATATCTACACGCAGTTCCTTACGCCAGCGAACACGGTGCCGAAACGCCACAAGGTGATCGAGACGACCGACATCATCCTGCAGATGGTGGCGAGCGGCCGCGGCGTCGCGGCATTGCCGCGCTGGCTCGTGGAGGAGTATGCGAGCTGGATGCCGCTAACGGTCGTGCAGCTTGGAAAGAAGGGGATTGCAAAGCAGATTTTCCTCGGCACGCGCAAGACGGATGACAATATCGATTACCTTGCCGCCTTTCTCAAAGACGCGCGAGAGTGGACATGGGCGGGCGCGAAAATGCGAGACTAGTTCGACACACTTGCCCCTCCGATCCGGTGCTAGCCCTTCATTGAATCGATGCGGGACATCGTTACCTGAACGGCTCTAAGCGCCGTGCTGATACCCGCGCGCTTTCTCGCGATCGTAGATGTTGTGCGCCTCGTTGGGTGTATCGTCGAAAAGTTGAAGGTATCCTTGGAATCGAAACACGCGATTGCGTTTCTTGCCGGTCGTCTCTTTAACAAGTCCTTCGTTTTCGAGGTTAGAGAGCGCATTATTCGCCGTCGCATAGGTGACATCAAGTAGTCGCTCTGCGGCGCGAGCGTCCATGATCGGATGCCTGAACAGATGATCGATCAGCGCTAACTCCGGCTTTCCCATCTTGACGGAAGCTTGCTGTGCGGCCGTGCGGAATTGGACGATGCGTTTTGCTGTGTCGGCGGCCTCATGTCCGACGGCCGCGACACCGGTGAGGAAGAATTTGACCCATCCCTCCCAGTTTCCATTCACCCGTACATCCATCAAGCGGTCGTAGTATTCGAACCGGTTTGCCTTCAGGTAGTGGCTAATGTAAAGCAGTGGTTTGGCCATTACCTGACGTTGATGGAGCATCAAGGGCACAAGCAGTCGTCCGACACGACCATTTCCATCGAGGAAAGGATGGATTGTTTCAAACTGAAGATGCGTTATGGCGCATTGGATTGATACAGGCAGGGAGTGCCTGTCATGCATAAACTGTTCAAGGTCGGACAGCGCTTCGTTCATTTCCGGAACTGGCGGCGGGACGAAGGACGCGTTGCTTAACGTGGAGCCCTGAGGGCCGATCCAGTTTTGCGTTTTGCGGAATTCACCCGGATCTTTGTGCTCCCCACGCACGCCGTCCATCAAGCGCGAGTGGGTCTCACGGATGAGCCGCAGCGACAGTGGCAGCGTCGCCAGTCGTTCCATCCCGTAGTTCATTGCGTCTACGTAATTGACGACCTCGGCGATGTCCTTGGTGCGTGCGCCTCCGTCATGTACCTCGGCTTCCAGCACCTCATCGAGTGTGCATTGAATTCCTTCGATCTGCGAGCTCAGCACAGCCTCTTTACGTACGTACATCGCAACGAACAAATCTGGATTTGGCAGAATCTCGGTAATCCCTGCGAGACGCCCTAGCGCAATATCTGCCTCCGACAGGAGTCGGATCATTTTACCGTCGAAACCGATGCTTGGCGGCAACTTTGCCGGGACATATGCCAAATAGCCGCTTCCTTGCGGAACGGTCTTGCCGGCCCTGGAATGACAAGCTTGCATAACACGCACCCTCATTTCGCGTCTTTATTATAGAGTTTCGCATTTTTTTATAATAAAAGCCAATGAGACTGGTCTTATTTCGCGAAATTGCAATACTGCGGATCGCGCAAGCTGATGTGGCCTCGTCGCTGAACTTCATGAAGGTTCCGCCTGGTAATGACTTAACGGAGTATGACGGCGCCTGGCACGTGCGGATCAACGACCAGTTCAGGTTGAGCTTCAAATGGGGCAATAGTGGGCCTTATGATGTTCGAATCGAAGACCCGCATTGATAGGAGTGAGTATGTTTAAGAATTGTATGAGCCCTGTCCATCCGGGCGAAGTATTGCTGGAGTCGCGGTGCCGATACGAAACGCGGGCACAGGCGAGATTGGATGTGGTCGACTGGATAACTTAGTCCCCCCCACCGCTGTCAACCAATGGCGCGCTGGCGCGTTATTCACCGTGGAATGCCGCTTTCGGCATTTTTGTGGGACGGCTAACGGCGCACCGGAAAACGCGCTACCTGGAAATAGACATGAAAAAAATCTTGGCTGTCATGTTGGTTGCGGTCTTCGCATCGTCGGTTGCTCAAGCTTGCCCGAAGGGCACGCATTTGACGGGCGGCACGGGCAAACATCACAAGGGCGGTGTTTGCAAGAAGTAATAGCCGAGCGCTACCCGGCCGGGCATGGCGATATGGTCGGGCCCGGCACGGATACCAGCCACGTGCGCATTTAGACGTGTGAGTATGGCGCCGTACGACGATCTTGCCCTGGCCAGCACTGAGGCCGAGCCAATCGATCGTCGCGGGCCGACTCACCCGCTGCCGGTGGGGCGCTGCAATCGGGCATGGTCCGTGGCAATGTCATGCCCTGACATCAGTGGATGCCATTCCACATCCGAATTTGCTGGCACTCATTCCGATGCTATCGGACCAATTGCTGCCGGCTGTCCTGAATCTCGGTCTGCTTGCGATGGCCGCCGAACGTGCGCAGCAAGGCTTGCGCGCCACGGCATTGCGCGACCCCCTTACCGGCGTGTGGAACCGCGCCGGATTTGAAGTGCATTCGCGCGCGCTGATCGTGCCCGGCGCGACCATTCTGGTTTTGCACCTCGATCACTTCAAGCAGATCAACGATCGCTACGGCCATCTGGTCGGTGACAGCGTGCTCAAGGCCGTGGCCGGCCTTGCGGGCTCGGAGGTGGAGTCCTTGGGTGGCGAATTCGGCCGACTGGGCGGTGATGAATTTTTGGCGGTCCTCCCCGCGTGGCGCGCCCCTTACGCGCAGGCCTGCGCCGCGCAGATCCAGGAGGCTTGCCGTCGTTACACGAGTGACATGCCCGAATGGACAGTCGGTCTCGGCCGGGCGACGGTCGAGCATGGCGAGTCGACGTGGCGCGACGCATTTCTACGCGCGGATCGCGCGCTGTATCGCGCGAAGCTGGACGGCAGAAACACGCTGTCCGAATGAGTGCCGCCTCGGTTGCGGCCGCCGCATCGTTCGGTGCAAGCGCGTGCGCTGCAACGTGGGAATGTCGTCCAATCGTCTCGATGGCGTCGCTAATTTGCCGCTCAGGCCCGCTCCTTGCTCATACTTTGCGCTCGACTAACGATAACAAGGAGATTAGCGATGACATCCACCACCAAAATTTTGAACGGCTTGATCGAGACATCCATCGACGGCGAGAAGGGCTTCCGGAAGGCTGCCGAAGATGCGAAGGGCGTTGATCTTAAGGGCCTATTTAACGAGCGTGCGGGCGAATGCGCGCATGCTGTCGTCGAATTGCGTGCAGAAGTGACACGTCTGGGCGGCAAGCCCGAAGAGGACGGCTCGATCGCGGGCGCACTGCATCGCGGCTGGGTTGCAGTGAAATCGTCGGTGACGTCGAATGACGATCTGGCTGTGCTGGAAGAAGTGGAGCGCGGCGAGGATTCGGCCAAGAAGAATTACAGCGATGCGCTTGCGCAAGAACTGCCGAGCGAGGTACGCGTTCTGGTCGAGAAACAATACCAGGGCGTGCTGCGCAACCACGATCGCATTCGCGATTTGCGCAATGCCTATCGCGCCGAAGCGAAGTAATCCCGGCGTTACCGTGCTCTCACGGGTAGTAACGACGGGCCGCCTTTTGCGCTAACGCGCGGGCGCGTCCGTCGTTGGTCTTTCTCACTGCTTGCACGTTGCAGGCGGTGAGAAAGCCAGCCAAGCATTGCTAATGTCGCTAAAACGACGTAATTTCAAGATGCTGGACAGTCAAACTGCATATCCGACACGTCAAGATCCAATAGCGCCGAACTCATCGATTTACCGTGTGCGTCGAGTGCCAGCGAGCGCGTTACGCCGCCACCGAGTGCATCGCCGAGTACGAAATTAAAAGCCGCCAGACGCGGCAGCTCATAACGCACCACCTCTCCGCGTACGACCCCGCCTAAAAAGATTTTCACGCGCGCCGCAGTCAATGCGATACGCAGCGCTTCATAATGCGCAGGGTCAAGGCAGATGACCGATATATTCAACGTATTGCCCTTGTCACCAGTGCGCGAGTGCGCGATGTCCCGTAGTTTCATCTCATCCCTCGACAAATGAAAACGTCGGCTTCGCGTGTTCGCGCGGCAGCAATATCGATTGCACGGCGAGCACCTCACGCACCGACTTGGTAACACCGCCTCCGGCTGCCGGACCGTTCGTGTATAGCGTCTCGACCTCGTTTGCAATGCGTCGGGCTTCTGCCGCGGACGCGGTTCGCCCCGTCACGCGTGCGCGTACCTCATAGGGTTCGCCGGCACGCGAGCCCACCGTATCGCCGTGCAAGGAGTTCACGCCGATCAAGTCGAAACGCAGCTCGCTCGTCCGCACACCGGTCAGCGAGAGGCGGTCTCGCACGATATCGAGCGCGAGCCGTGCTCGCGTTACCGCTCCCGGGCCACCATAGGAGATCTGGCCTTCGCCGA contains:
- a CDS encoding LysR substrate-binding domain-containing protein; the encoded protein is MLERSHLLVVREVERKGSLTAAADTLNLTQSALSHAVKKLEQQLGTPVWTREGRALRLTQAGAYLLGLANRLLPQFELAEARMKQYAQGERGTLRIGMECAPCYQWLLKVVSPYLTRWPDVDVDVKQRFQFGGIGALLGYEIDVLVTPDPLKRAELHFQPVFDYEQVLVVGDDHALAGEAYVTPEQLAEEVLITYPVETERLDIYTQFLTPANTVPKRHKVIETTDIILQMVASGRGVAALPRWLVEEYASWMPLTVVQLGKKGIAKQIFLGTRKTDDNIDYLAAFLKDAREWTWAGAKMRD
- a CDS encoding Fic family protein, coding for MQACHSRAGKTVPQGSGYLAYVPAKLPPSIGFDGKMIRLLSEADIALGRLAGITEILPNPDLFVAMYVRKEAVLSSQIEGIQCTLDEVLEAEVHDGGARTKDIAEVVNYVDAMNYGMERLATLPLSLRLIRETHSRLMDGVRGEHKDPGEFRKTQNWIGPQGSTLSNASFVPPPVPEMNEALSDLEQFMHDRHSLPVSIQCAITHLQFETIHPFLDGNGRVGRLLVPLMLHQRQVMAKPLLYISHYLKANRFEYYDRLMDVRVNGNWEGWVKFFLTGVAAVGHEAADTAKRIVQFRTAAQQASVKMGKPELALIDHLFRHPIMDARAAERLLDVTYATANNALSNLENEGLVKETTGKKRNRVFRFQGYLQLFDDTPNEAHNIYDREKARGYQHGA
- a CDS encoding GGDEF domain-containing protein, with translation MDAIPHPNLLALIPMLSDQLLPAVLNLGLLAMAAERAQQGLRATALRDPLTGVWNRAGFEVHSRALIVPGATILVLHLDHFKQINDRYGHLVGDSVLKAVAGLAGSEVESLGGEFGRLGGDEFLAVLPAWRAPYAQACAAQIQEACRRYTSDMPEWTVGLGRATVEHGESTWRDAFLRADRALYRAKLDGRNTLSE
- a CDS encoding PA2169 family four-helix-bundle protein; the protein is MTSTTKILNGLIETSIDGEKGFRKAAEDAKGVDLKGLFNERAGECAHAVVELRAEVTRLGGKPEEDGSIAGALHRGWVAVKSSVTSNDDLAVLEEVERGEDSAKKNYSDALAQELPSEVRVLVEKQYQGVLRNHDRIRDLRNAYRAEAK